A portion of the Aricia agestis chromosome 1, ilAriAges1.1, whole genome shotgun sequence genome contains these proteins:
- the LOC121738589 gene encoding ragulator complex protein LAMTOR5, producing MEKELDKVVEEIMSTPNISGCLVADHQGLCLASKGAAHVDSAGIIVAISEQACKIQPTLKPPTVCLESNQKLCLIQRHGTITGAIYKQKE from the coding sequence ATGGAAAAAGAATTAGATAAAGTCGTAGAAGAAATAATGTCGACCCCCAACATCAGCGGGTGTCTAGTGGCGGATCACCAGGGTCTCTGTCTGGCGAGCAAGGGCGCGGCTCACGTTGACTCCGCGGGTATCATCGTGGCGATATCGGAGCAGGCCTGCAAGATCCAGCCCACGCTGAAACCGCCCACCGTCTGTTTAGAGTCCAACCAGAAATTGTGTCTGATTCAACGACACGGAACTATCACTGGTgctatttataaacaaaaagaaTAA
- the LOC121738474 gene encoding calcium channel flower isoform X1 — protein sequence MSLMDKVTMLMARPGGENAQKDDVPWWMRTGGRALGTVGSFIAIILGLFNILSIVVLNVSCLIAGIWQMLAGFIVIVCEAPCCCFFIDYVQTLSDRVEARPYWNKAALYIGLALPPFFLCFLSLSTWFGSGLIFATGIIYGMMALGKKGSIDDMRTSAVNLEAGLQPSTAPRATLVTNEQPFSFTGPPRMTP from the exons atg TCGCTAATGGACAAAGTGACGATGCTTATGGCCCGCCCAGGGGGCGAGAATGCCCAGAAGGATGACGTTCCCTGGTGGATGCGAACTGGTGGTCGCGCACTGGGCACAGTTGGCAGTTTTA TTGCTATCATCTTGGGCCTGTTCAACATCTTAAGCATTGTGGTGCTGAATGTAAGCTGTCTTATAGCCGGCATATGGCAGATGCTGGCCGGATTCATAGTCATAGTCTGTGAGGCTCCATGCTGCTGCTTCTTCATAGACTACGTTCAGACCCTCTCTGACAGGGTTGAGGCTCGTCCATACTGGAACAAAGCAGCGTTGTACATTGG GTTGGCTCTCCCTCCATTCTTCCTATGTTTCCTCAGCCTGAGCACTTGGTTTGGCAGTGGTTTGATATTCGCCACTGGAATCATTTATGGAATGATGGCATTAGGCAAAAA AGGGTCGATCGACGATATGCGGACGTCGGCGGTGAACCTGGAGGCGGGTCTGCAGCCCAGCACCGCCCCCCGCGCGACGCTCGTCACCAACGAGCAGCCCTTCAGCTTCACCGGACCGCCCCGCATGACCCCCTAA
- the LOC121738474 gene encoding calcium channel flower isoform X2, which translates to MSLMDKVTMLMARPGGENAQKDDVPWWMRTGGRALGTVGSFIAIILGLFNILSIVVLNVSCLIAGIWQMLAGFIVIVCEAPCCCFFIDYVQTLSDRVEARPYWNKAALYIGLALPPFFLCFLSLSTWFGSGLIFATGIIYGMMALGKKGSRDDMAAMAGAGSPTGAPAAPDHTVTLMEDPDVWRPN; encoded by the exons atg TCGCTAATGGACAAAGTGACGATGCTTATGGCCCGCCCAGGGGGCGAGAATGCCCAGAAGGATGACGTTCCCTGGTGGATGCGAACTGGTGGTCGCGCACTGGGCACAGTTGGCAGTTTTA TTGCTATCATCTTGGGCCTGTTCAACATCTTAAGCATTGTGGTGCTGAATGTAAGCTGTCTTATAGCCGGCATATGGCAGATGCTGGCCGGATTCATAGTCATAGTCTGTGAGGCTCCATGCTGCTGCTTCTTCATAGACTACGTTCAGACCCTCTCTGACAGGGTTGAGGCTCGTCCATACTGGAACAAAGCAGCGTTGTACATTGG GTTGGCTCTCCCTCCATTCTTCCTATGTTTCCTCAGCCTGAGCACTTGGTTTGGCAGTGGTTTGATATTCGCCACTGGAATCATTTATGGAATGATGGCATTAGGCAAAAA GGGCTCGCGCGACGACATGGCGGCGATGGCGGGGGCAGGCTCCCCGACCGGCGCGCCCGCCGCCCCCGACCACACCGTCACCCTCATGGAGGACCCCGACGTGTGGCGCCCCAACTAA